One segment of Pseudomonas sp. FP2196 DNA contains the following:
- a CDS encoding FMN-dependent NADH-azoreductase produces MNRILALHASPRGDRSHSRRLAEGFLSAWQARHPQAQVTRREVGRALIPAVNEAFVAAAFYPEPEARPLSMQADLALSDQLVGELFDHDLLLISTPMYNFSVPSGLKAWVDQIVRLGLTFDHTLDNGIAQYTPLLQGKKALIVTSRGGFGFGPGGELEALNHADPWLRTALGFVGINDVTVVAAEGEESAERTFAVSVAEAEQRLLDLARSF; encoded by the coding sequence ATGAACAGGATTCTTGCACTTCATGCCAGCCCACGGGGTGACCGTTCTCACTCGCGGCGTTTGGCAGAAGGTTTTCTCAGTGCCTGGCAAGCGCGCCATCCGCAGGCTCAGGTGACTCGGCGTGAAGTGGGGCGGGCGCTGATTCCGGCGGTCAACGAGGCCTTCGTCGCGGCGGCGTTTTACCCGGAACCCGAGGCGCGACCATTGTCGATGCAGGCCGATCTGGCGCTCAGCGATCAACTGGTCGGCGAGTTGTTCGACCACGACCTGCTGCTGATTTCCACGCCGATGTACAACTTCAGCGTGCCCAGTGGCCTCAAGGCCTGGGTCGATCAGATCGTGCGGCTGGGCCTGACGTTCGACCACACGCTGGACAACGGCATTGCCCAGTACACGCCGCTGTTACAAGGCAAGAAAGCCTTGATCGTCACCAGTCGAGGCGGTTTCGGCTTCGGTCCCGGCGGTGAGCTTGAAGCGCTGAACCACGCCGATCCATGGCTGCGCACGGCGCTGGGGTTCGTCGGCATCAACGATGTCACGGTGGTCGCAGCCGAGGGTGAGGAGTCTGCCGAGCGCACTTTCGCGGTGTCGGTGGCCGAGGCCGAGCAGCGTTTGCTTGACCTCGCCCGGTCGTTCTAG
- a CDS encoding urease subunit beta, protein MIPGEYQIQPGDIELNVGRRTVSLKVANSGDRPIQVGSHYHFFETNDALTFDRAASRGMRLNIPAGTAVRFEPGQSREVELVDYAGHRRVFGFAGRVMGDL, encoded by the coding sequence ATGATTCCCGGTGAATACCAGATCCAGCCCGGCGACATCGAACTCAACGTCGGCCGCCGCACCGTCAGCCTGAAAGTCGCCAACAGCGGCGACCGGCCGATCCAGGTAGGTTCGCACTATCACTTTTTCGAAACCAACGACGCGCTGACCTTTGATCGCGCGGCCAGCCGTGGCATGCGTCTGAATATTCCGGCCGGCACGGCGGTACGCTTCGAGCCGGGGCAAAGTCGCGAGGTGGAACTGGTGGATTACGCCGGGCACCGGCGGGTGTTCGGCTTTGCCGGGCGGGTCATGGGTGATCTCTAA
- a CDS encoding DnaJ C-terminal domain-containing protein — translation MDFKDYYKILGVEPTADDKAIKAAYRKLARKYHPDVSKEKDAEAKFKDASEAYEALKSADKRAEYDELRRYGQHGQPFQGPPGWQSRGGFGGGGGDTGDFSDFFSSIFGNRGPGFGGGEGRQQRSAGRRGQDVEMELPIFLEETLSNESKKVTFQVPQYNANGQHVSNTSKSLNVKIPAGVTDGERIRLKGQGAPGVGGGANGDLYLTIRFAPHPKFDVEGENLIITLPLAPWELALGAEVAVPTLTGKINLKVPAGSQNGQRMRAKGHGLKNKAGERGYLFVQLKAVMPKAADDDVKALWQELAKKAAFNPRENF, via the coding sequence ATGGACTTCAAAGACTATTACAAGATACTCGGCGTGGAGCCGACAGCAGACGACAAGGCAATCAAGGCTGCCTATCGCAAGCTGGCGCGCAAATACCACCCCGATGTCAGCAAGGAAAAAGACGCCGAGGCCAAGTTCAAGGACGCCTCGGAAGCCTATGAAGCGCTGAAAAGTGCCGACAAACGCGCCGAATACGACGAGCTGCGCCGCTACGGCCAGCACGGTCAGCCGTTCCAGGGGCCACCGGGCTGGCAGAGCCGTGGCGGTTTTGGTGGCGGCGGTGGCGACACCGGCGACTTCTCGGACTTCTTCAGTTCGATCTTCGGCAATCGCGGCCCCGGTTTCGGTGGCGGTGAAGGTCGGCAACAACGCAGTGCAGGGCGCCGAGGGCAAGACGTGGAAATGGAACTGCCGATCTTCCTCGAGGAAACGCTCTCGAACGAATCGAAGAAGGTCACCTTTCAGGTGCCGCAATACAACGCCAACGGCCAGCACGTCAGCAACACCAGCAAGAGCCTGAACGTGAAGATCCCGGCGGGCGTGACTGACGGCGAGCGCATCCGCCTCAAAGGTCAGGGCGCACCTGGCGTCGGTGGCGGGGCGAACGGCGATCTGTACCTGACCATTCGTTTCGCGCCGCATCCGAAGTTCGATGTCGAAGGCGAAAACCTGATCATCACGTTGCCGCTGGCACCGTGGGAATTGGCGTTGGGCGCTGAAGTGGCCGTGCCGACCCTGACCGGCAAGATCAACCTCAAGGTTCCGGCCGGCAGCCAGAACGGTCAGCGCATGCGCGCCAAGGGCCATGGTCTGAAAAACAAGGCCGGCGAGCGCGGTTATCTGTTCGTGCAGCTCAAGGCCGTGATGCCGAAAGCAGCGGACGATGACGTCAAGGCGTTGTGGCAGGAACTGGCGAAAAAAGCCGCCTTCAATCCGCGAGAGAACTTCTGA
- a CDS encoding sensor histidine kinase, translating to MRLSEFIVANIDPIVDEWEQFAATITPAADHLDSTALRDHASEILRAAARDMSKPQSPAEQAAKAKGDGPEKTPSLDEAGASHGELRHTVGFDLVQMTSEFRHLRACVIRLWVNSLQSPDVAYFQDMIRFNEAIDEALAESTAAYAEQVNRSRDIFLAILGHDLRAPLQAVSMSTELLLRKTRLEGDALTCALNIKRGARHMAAMVSDLLELVRSRLGRSLPIEPASMDMADAARAAIAEACAGNPECDPLLTVEGDTKGSWDAGRIDQLLQNLIGNALQHGSNQHDVTVTLSGEGDSVCIAVHNHGTPIPEEAIGTIFDPLVRSADEQLGHPSTSLGLGLFIVKEVVTAHGGTIEVSSNAADGTLFRVVLPRKV from the coding sequence ATGCGTCTTTCCGAGTTCATCGTGGCTAACATCGACCCTATCGTCGATGAATGGGAACAGTTTGCCGCTACCATTACCCCGGCCGCCGACCATCTGGACTCCACCGCGCTGCGCGATCACGCCAGCGAAATCCTGCGGGCCGCCGCCCGCGACATGAGCAAACCGCAAAGCCCCGCCGAACAGGCCGCCAAAGCCAAGGGCGACGGTCCGGAAAAAACCCCCAGCCTGGACGAGGCCGGCGCCAGCCATGGCGAACTGCGCCACACCGTGGGTTTTGATCTGGTGCAGATGACCAGTGAATTCCGCCATCTGCGGGCCTGCGTGATTCGCCTGTGGGTCAACAGCCTGCAATCCCCTGACGTAGCCTATTTCCAGGACATGATCCGCTTCAACGAAGCCATCGACGAAGCCCTGGCCGAATCGACCGCCGCCTATGCCGAGCAGGTCAACCGTTCGCGCGACATCTTCCTCGCTATCCTCGGCCATGATCTGCGCGCCCCGCTGCAAGCGGTGAGCATGTCTACCGAACTGCTGCTGCGCAAAACCCGTCTTGAGGGCGATGCCCTGACGTGCGCACTCAATATCAAACGTGGCGCGCGACACATGGCGGCCATGGTCAGCGACTTGCTGGAGCTGGTGCGTAGTCGTCTGGGCAGAAGCCTGCCGATCGAACCGGCGTCGATGGACATGGCCGACGCGGCGCGGGCGGCGATTGCCGAGGCTTGCGCGGGCAATCCGGAATGCGATCCATTGCTGACTGTAGAAGGCGATACCAAGGGCTCCTGGGATGCCGGGCGCATCGATCAACTGCTGCAAAACCTGATCGGCAATGCCTTGCAGCACGGTTCGAACCAGCACGACGTGACCGTCACCCTCAGCGGCGAGGGCGATAGCGTATGCATTGCGGTGCATAACCACGGCACACCGATTCCAGAAGAGGCGATTGGCACGATCTTCGACCCGCTGGTGCGCAGCGCCGACGAACAACTTGGGCACCCTTCCACCAGCCTCGGGTTGGGGTTGTTTATCGTCAAGGAAGTGGTCACCGCTCATGGCGGGACAATCGAAGTCAGCTCGAATGCGGCTGACGGGACGCTGTTCAGAGTGGTGTTGCCCAGAAAGGTTTAA
- a CDS encoding multidrug efflux SMR transporter has protein sequence MAWLFLLIAAGFEVTFAMGMKYAEGFTRLWPSLVTVVAAVGGIYFLTLAMRELPVSVAYPIWTAIGSLGTVFLGFALLGESLTLVKLLSVGLIVAGVVGLK, from the coding sequence GTGGCTTGGCTGTTCCTGCTGATTGCGGCCGGGTTCGAAGTCACCTTCGCCATGGGCATGAAGTACGCCGAAGGCTTCACCCGACTGTGGCCGTCTCTGGTCACCGTGGTTGCGGCGGTGGGCGGGATCTACTTCCTGACGTTGGCCATGCGTGAGTTACCGGTAAGCGTGGCTTATCCGATCTGGACCGCCATTGGTTCGCTGGGCACCGTTTTTCTCGGCTTCGCGCTGCTGGGCGAGAGCCTGACGCTGGTCAAACTGCTGTCGGTAGGCCTGATTGTGGCGGGTGTGGTGGGGCTGAAGTAG
- a CDS encoding triacylglycerol lipase codes for MSHASRTRYPLVLVPGMLGFIRLVLYPYWYGIIKALRRGGATVIAVQVSPLNSTEVRGEQLLARIEEILRETGAAKVNLFGHSQGSLTARYAAAKRPDLVASVTSVAGPNHGSELADYLQKHYPADSAKGRILEALLRFVGWLMALLDTGYHGPKLPVDIHASHQSLTFDGVALFNQRYPQGLPETWGGHGPEEVNGVRYYSWSGTLQPGKTDRGGNLFDGTNRSCRLFARTFVREPGQCDGMVGRYSSHLGTVIGDDYPLDHFDIVNQSLGLVGKGADPVRLFVEHAARLKAAGV; via the coding sequence ATGTCGCACGCCTCGCGTACGCGTTATCCACTGGTGCTGGTGCCGGGAATGCTCGGGTTTATCCGGCTGGTGCTTTATCCCTATTGGTACGGAATCATCAAAGCCTTGCGCCGTGGTGGTGCGACGGTGATTGCCGTGCAGGTGTCGCCGTTGAATTCGACCGAGGTGCGTGGCGAGCAATTGCTGGCACGGATCGAGGAGATTCTGCGCGAGACTGGCGCAGCCAAGGTCAATCTGTTCGGCCACAGCCAAGGCTCGCTGACCGCGCGTTATGCCGCGGCGAAGCGCCCGGATCTGGTGGCCTCGGTGACGTCGGTCGCCGGGCCTAATCACGGTTCGGAACTGGCCGACTATCTGCAAAAGCACTACCCGGCGGACAGCGCCAAGGGGCGCATTCTTGAAGCGCTGCTGCGTTTTGTCGGCTGGTTGATGGCGCTGTTGGATACCGGGTATCACGGGCCAAAACTGCCGGTGGATATCCACGCCTCGCACCAATCGCTGACCTTTGACGGTGTGGCGCTGTTTAACCAGCGTTATCCACAGGGCCTGCCCGAAACCTGGGGCGGGCACGGGCCGGAAGAGGTCAACGGCGTGCGCTATTACTCGTGGTCGGGGACGTTGCAGCCGGGCAAGACGGATCGTGGCGGCAATCTGTTTGACGGGACGAATCGCAGTTGCCGGTTGTTTGCCAGAACGTTCGTGCGTGAACCCGGGCAGTGCGATGGCATGGTCGGGCGTTACAGTTCGCACTTGGGCACAGTGATTGGCGATGACTATCCGCTGGATCACTTCGATATCGTCAACCAGTCGCTGGGGCTGGTGGGCAAGGGTGCCGATCCGGTGCGGCTGTTTGTCGAGCATGCGGCGCGCCTGAAAGCAGCTGGCGTCTAA
- a CDS encoding Hsp70 family protein, with translation MNNASPARACGIDFGTSNSTVGWLRPGMETMIALEDDKITLPSVVFFNIEERRPVYGRLALHEYLEGYEGRLMRSLKSLLGSKLIKHDTSVLGTAMPFKDLLGLFIGQLKSRAEAAAGREFEQVVLGRPVFFVDDDPLADQEAEDTLVEVARKIGFKDVSFQYEPIAAAFDYESTIEKEELVLIVDIGGGTSDFSLVRLSPERRGVDNRHDDILATGGVHIGGTDFDKQLSLQGLMPLFGYGSRMKSGAYMPTSHHMNLATWHTINSVYSQKSSLALGSMRYDIEDTGGIDRLFKLIEQRAGHWLAMEVEETKIQLTHADSRHVPLDRIEPGLSVELTRALFESAIDALLERVRGSVTQLLNDANVSVAQVDTVFFTGGSSGIPALRNSVSAMLPNARHVEGNIFGSIGSGLAIEAMKRYGAMS, from the coding sequence ATGAATAACGCCTCTCCAGCCCGTGCCTGCGGCATCGACTTCGGCACCTCCAACTCCACCGTCGGCTGGCTGCGCCCCGGCATGGAAACGATGATCGCGCTGGAAGACGACAAGATCACCCTGCCGTCGGTGGTCTTCTTCAACATCGAGGAGCGCCGCCCGGTCTACGGTCGCCTGGCGCTGCACGAATACCTGGAAGGCTACGAAGGCCGCCTGATGCGCTCGCTCAAGAGCCTGCTCGGCTCCAAGCTGATCAAGCACGACACCAGCGTTCTCGGCACGGCAATGCCGTTCAAGGACTTGCTCGGCCTGTTCATCGGCCAGCTCAAGAGCCGCGCCGAAGCCGCCGCCGGTCGGGAATTCGAACAAGTGGTGCTGGGTCGTCCAGTGTTCTTCGTCGATGACGATCCGCTGGCCGACCAGGAAGCCGAAGACACCTTGGTGGAGGTGGCGCGCAAGATCGGTTTCAAGGACGTTTCGTTCCAGTACGAGCCGATTGCCGCAGCATTCGACTACGAGTCAACCATCGAAAAGGAAGAGCTGGTACTGATCGTCGACATCGGCGGTGGTACCTCCGACTTCTCGCTGGTGCGCCTGTCGCCCGAGCGTCGCGGTGTGGATAACCGTCATGACGACATCCTCGCCACCGGCGGCGTGCACATCGGCGGTACCGACTTCGACAAACAACTGAGCCTGCAAGGCCTGATGCCGCTGTTCGGCTACGGCAGCCGCATGAAGAGCGGCGCCTACATGCCGACCAGCCACCACATGAACCTGGCGACCTGGCACACGATCAACTCGGTGTACTCGCAGAAATCCAGCCTGGCGCTGGGCAGCATGCGCTACGACATCGAAGACACCGGCGGCATCGACCGCCTGTTCAAGTTGATCGAGCAACGCGCCGGGCACTGGTTGGCGATGGAAGTGGAAGAAACCAAGATCCAGCTGACCCATGCCGACAGCCGCCACGTGCCGCTGGACCGGATCGAGCCGGGTTTGAGCGTGGAACTGACGCGAGCTTTGTTCGAGTCGGCAATCGATGCATTGCTGGAGCGAGTGCGCGGCAGCGTCACGCAGTTGTTGAACGACGCGAATGTCTCGGTGGCTCAGGTCGATACGGTGTTCTTCACCGGCGGTTCCAGCGGTATCCCGGCCCTGCGCAACAGCGTTTCGGCGATGTTGCCGAATGCGCGGCATGTCGAAGGGAATATCTTTGGCAGCATTGGTAGTGGTCTGGCGATCGAGGCGATGAAACGCTACGGCGCCATGAGCTGA
- the ureC gene encoding urease subunit alpha, whose protein sequence is MKISKQAYADMFGPTVGDKVRLADTELWIEVEQDFTTYGEEVKFGGGKVIRDGQGQSQLLAAEVVDTLITNALIIDHWGIVKADVGLKDGRIAAIGKAGNPDVQPNVNIAIGASTEVIAGEGMILTAGGIDTHIHFICPQQIEEALMSGVTTMIGGGTGPATGTNATTCTSGPWHLARMLQAADAFPMNIGLTGKGNASLPEPLIEQVKAGAIGLKLHEDWGTTPASIDNCLNVADQYDVQVAIHTDTLNESGFVETTLGAFKGRTIHTYHTEGAGGGHAPDIIKACGFANVLPSSTNPTRPFTRNTIDEHLDMLMVCHHLDPSIAEDVAFAESRIRRETIAAEDILHDLGAFSMISSDSQAMGRVGEVITRTWQTADKMKKQRGPLPLDGAGNDNFRAKRYIAKYTINPAITHGISHEVGSVEVGKWADLVLWRPAFFGVKPTLILKGGAIAASLMGDANASIPTPQPVHYRPMFASYGGSLHATSLTFISQAAQEAGLPETLGLKKKIAVVKGCREVQKTDLIHNDYLPNIDVDPQTYQVKADGVLLWCEPADTLPMAQRYFLF, encoded by the coding sequence ATGAAGATTTCTAAACAGGCCTACGCCGACATGTTCGGCCCCACCGTCGGCGACAAGGTGCGCCTGGCCGACACCGAGCTGTGGATCGAAGTCGAGCAGGACTTCACCACCTACGGCGAAGAGGTCAAATTCGGTGGCGGCAAAGTCATCCGCGACGGCCAGGGCCAAAGCCAGTTGCTCGCCGCCGAAGTGGTCGACACGCTGATCACCAACGCGCTGATCATCGACCACTGGGGCATCGTCAAAGCCGACGTCGGCCTCAAGGACGGGCGCATCGCCGCGATCGGCAAGGCCGGCAATCCGGACGTGCAGCCGAACGTGAACATCGCCATCGGCGCCAGCACCGAAGTGATCGCCGGTGAAGGCATGATCCTCACCGCCGGCGGCATCGACACGCACATTCACTTCATCTGCCCGCAACAGATCGAAGAAGCGCTGATGAGCGGCGTGACCACCATGATCGGAGGCGGCACGGGACCTGCCACGGGCACCAATGCGACCACCTGTACGTCCGGGCCGTGGCACCTGGCGCGCATGCTCCAGGCCGCCGATGCCTTCCCGATGAACATCGGCCTCACCGGCAAAGGCAATGCCAGCCTGCCGGAGCCGTTGATCGAACAGGTCAAGGCCGGCGCCATCGGCCTCAAGCTGCACGAAGACTGGGGCACTACCCCGGCGAGTATCGACAACTGCCTGAACGTCGCTGATCAGTACGACGTACAAGTGGCGATCCACACCGACACACTCAACGAATCCGGTTTTGTCGAAACCACCCTCGGCGCGTTCAAGGGCCGCACCATTCACACCTATCACACCGAAGGTGCCGGTGGCGGTCACGCGCCAGACATCATCAAGGCCTGCGGGTTTGCCAACGTGCTGCCGAGCTCGACCAACCCGACCCGGCCGTTCACCCGTAACACCATCGACGAACACCTCGACATGCTGATGGTCTGCCACCACCTCGACCCGAGCATTGCCGAAGACGTGGCTTTCGCCGAGAGCCGCATCCGTCGCGAGACGATTGCCGCCGAAGACATCCTCCACGACCTCGGAGCGTTCTCGATGATCAGCTCCGATAGCCAGGCGATGGGCCGCGTCGGTGAGGTCATCACGCGCACCTGGCAGACCGCCGACAAGATGAAAAAGCAGCGCGGCCCGCTGCCCCTGGACGGCGCAGGCAACGACAACTTCCGCGCCAAACGCTACATCGCCAAGTACACGATCAACCCGGCGATCACCCATGGCATCAGCCATGAGGTGGGTTCGGTCGAAGTCGGTAAATGGGCGGATCTGGTGTTGTGGCGCCCGGCGTTTTTCGGCGTAAAGCCGACGCTGATTCTCAAGGGAGGGGCCATTGCGGCGAGCTTGATGGGTGATGCCAACGCATCGATTCCGACACCGCAACCGGTGCACTACCGCCCGATGTTCGCCAGCTACGGCGGTTCGCTGCACGCCACCAGCCTGACCTTTATCAGTCAGGCCGCGCAGGAAGCCGGATTGCCGGAAACGCTGGGGCTGAAGAAGAAAATCGCCGTGGTCAAAGGTTGCCGCGAGGTGCAAAAAACCGATCTGATCCACAACGATTACCTGCCGAACATCGATGTCGATCCGCAGACTTATCAGGTCAAGGCCGACGGCGTGTTGCTGTGGTGCGAACCGGCAGACACCCTGCCAATGGCTCAGCGCTACTTCCTGTTCTGA
- a CDS encoding helix-turn-helix transcriptional regulator has translation MNSKHIDLLDFSELPSAVYFRYADFTAHEFAAPHRHPWGTLEYAAHGVLHMDVDGSRFMSPPQYAVWVPPQVEHSFYSHQPVNYRAVCLDPRVCAELPTRACTLAISDILKAILKDFAARDVKIPELDADQRLAQVLVDQLQQAPVHECYLPYASSPGLLAILDALQAEPGNNQPLAHWAAQVHVSERTLARQFVRELGMSFGEWRQRLRYLAAIEALETSRSVQEIAFDLGYSSGSAFIAMFARQAGCTPEQYRRSHLEGRKV, from the coding sequence ATGAACAGTAAACACATCGATCTGCTGGATTTCAGCGAACTGCCATCGGCGGTGTACTTCCGCTACGCCGATTTCACCGCCCACGAATTCGCCGCGCCGCACCGTCATCCATGGGGCACGCTGGAGTATGCCGCCCACGGCGTGCTGCACATGGACGTCGACGGCAGTCGCTTCATGTCGCCGCCGCAGTACGCGGTGTGGGTGCCGCCGCAGGTCGAGCACAGTTTCTACAGCCATCAACCGGTCAACTATCGCGCGGTGTGTCTCGACCCCAGGGTCTGCGCCGAGTTGCCGACGCGGGCCTGCACGTTGGCGATCAGCGACATCCTCAAGGCGATTCTCAAAGACTTCGCGGCCCGCGACGTGAAGATCCCCGAACTCGATGCCGATCAGCGTCTGGCCCAGGTGCTGGTCGATCAACTGCAACAGGCACCGGTGCATGAGTGTTATCTGCCCTATGCGAGCAGTCCGGGGTTGCTGGCGATCCTCGATGCGTTGCAGGCCGAGCCCGGCAACAATCAACCGCTGGCGCACTGGGCGGCGCAGGTGCATGTCAGCGAGCGCACGTTGGCGCGGCAGTTTGTTCGCGAACTGGGGATGAGTTTTGGCGAGTGGCGACAGCGCCTGCGCTATCTCGCCGCGATCGAAGCGCTGGAAACTTCACGCAGTGTGCAGGAGATCGCTTTCGACCTTGGTTACAGCAGCGGCTCGGCTTTTATCGCCATGTTTGCCCGTCAGGCCGGCTGCACGCCGGAGCAGTACCGCCGCAGTCACCTGGAAGGCAGGAAGGTGTAA
- a CDS encoding AI-2E family transporter, translated as MPTFSERHVVFWVSCIIIFGGLLLVLPLRLLPSLLAGLLVFELVNMLTPQLQRLIEGRRARWLAVALLGTLVVSVLALIFAGAISFLLHEAENPGASLDKFMGVVDRARGQLPPFIDAYLPASAAEFRVAIGEWASKHLSDLQLVGKDAAHMFVTLLIGMVLGAIIALQRIPDVTKRKPLAAALFDRLHLLVQAFRNIVFAQIKISLLNTFFTGIFLAVILPMFGIKLPLTKTLIVLTFLLGLLPVIGNLMSNTLITIVGLSLSIWVAMAALGYLIFIHKLEYFLNARIVGGQISAKSWELLLAMLVFEAAFGLPGVVAGPIYYAYLKSELKLGGMV; from the coding sequence ATGCCAACGTTTTCTGAGCGTCATGTTGTGTTCTGGGTCAGCTGCATCATCATTTTCGGCGGTTTGCTGCTGGTGCTGCCGCTGCGCTTGTTGCCCAGTCTGCTGGCCGGGTTGCTGGTGTTCGAGTTGGTCAACATGCTCACCCCGCAACTGCAACGGCTGATCGAAGGCCGGCGCGCGCGGTGGCTGGCGGTGGCGCTGCTGGGCACGCTGGTGGTCAGTGTGCTGGCGCTGATCTTTGCCGGCGCCATCAGTTTCCTGCTGCACGAAGCGGAAAACCCCGGCGCGTCACTCGATAAATTTATGGGCGTGGTCGACCGTGCGCGCGGTCAGTTGCCGCCGTTCATCGATGCCTACCTGCCGGCCAGCGCTGCGGAGTTTCGCGTGGCGATTGGCGAGTGGGCGAGCAAACATCTGTCCGACCTGCAACTGGTGGGCAAGGACGCTGCACATATGTTTGTGACGCTGCTGATCGGCATGGTGCTCGGCGCGATCATCGCCTTGCAGCGCATACCTGATGTCACCAAGCGCAAGCCGCTGGCAGCGGCGCTGTTTGATCGTTTGCACCTGCTGGTGCAGGCGTTTCGCAACATCGTCTTCGCGCAGATCAAGATTTCCCTGCTCAACACGTTCTTCACCGGGATCTTCCTGGCGGTGATCCTGCCGATGTTCGGAATCAAGTTGCCGCTGACCAAAACCCTGATCGTGCTGACGTTCCTGCTCGGCCTGCTGCCGGTGATCGGCAACCTGATGTCGAACACGCTGATCACCATCGTCGGCCTGTCGCTGTCTATCTGGGTGGCCATGGCTGCGCTGGGTTATCTGATCTTTATCCACAAGCTCGAATACTTTCTCAACGCGCGCATTGTCGGCGGGCAGATCAGTGCCAAGTCGTGGGAGTTGCTGCTGGCGATGCTGGTGTTCGAAGCCGCATTCGGCCTGCCGGGGGTGGTGGCGGGGCCGATTTACTATGCGTATCTGAAGAGTGAGTTGAAGCTGGGCGGGATGGTGTAA
- a CDS encoding PsiF family protein, whose amino-acid sequence MKMLRVPLLMIGLLLCSQGFAATAQQNKMTTCNADATAKSLKGDERKTFMSTCLKAAPAANDAKALTPQQEKMKTCNADAKTKALAGDARKTFMSECLKKK is encoded by the coding sequence ATGAAGATGTTGCGTGTCCCTTTGTTGATGATTGGTTTGCTCCTGTGTTCCCAGGGTTTCGCCGCCACGGCGCAACAGAACAAAATGACCACTTGCAATGCCGATGCGACCGCCAAGAGTCTGAAAGGCGATGAGCGCAAAACCTTCATGAGCACCTGCCTCAAGGCAGCGCCGGCGGCCAACGATGCCAAGGCCCTGACCCCGCAGCAGGAAAAAATGAAAACCTGTAATGCCGATGCGAAAACCAAGGCACTGGCCGGCGATGCGCGCAAGACGTTCATGAGTGAATGCCTGAAGAAAAAATAA
- a CDS encoding chaperone modulator CbpM: MSSPLIVQLDMAEFCEAADLSDVYVIEIVEHGILEPQGAQPREWRFTDYELTLAKRAAKLRRDLELEWEGVALALNLLEEVQELRAENRMLRQRLGRLVVE, encoded by the coding sequence ATGAGCAGCCCCCTGATCGTTCAACTGGACATGGCAGAATTCTGTGAGGCGGCCGATTTGTCGGACGTCTACGTGATCGAAATCGTCGAACACGGCATCCTCGAACCTCAGGGCGCGCAGCCCAGGGAATGGCGTTTCACCGATTACGAGCTGACGCTGGCCAAACGCGCCGCCAAGCTGCGGCGCGATCTGGAACTGGAGTGGGAAGGCGTCGCCCTGGCGTTGAATCTGCTGGAAGAAGTGCAGGAACTGCGAGCCGAAAACCGTATGTTGCGCCAGCGATTGGGGCGGCTGGTGGTCGAGTAG
- a CDS encoding DMT family transporter → MQYAFPLLAIFIWAGNTVINKLAVGAIFPAEIGFYRWLLAGLLFTPFMLKQVVAHWSQIRPNLGKIFVLGVLGMAVYQSLAYFAATLTTATNMGIILSLMPLMSLAMAIISLGQRLTAGALVGAVLSFAGVLVVVSSGSLGALLQHGVNLGDAMMLIATLAYAIYSTLLKKWQLRLPPLVLLYLQVLVAIVVLFPLYATSPKTGLTLQNIPLVLYACLLASMLAPLAWMQAVMRLGPSRTTLFFNLLPLITALIAAVVLKEQLAMYHLVGGLLTLGGVILSERWTTVLGRRVSIA, encoded by the coding sequence ATGCAATACGCTTTTCCTCTGCTGGCGATTTTTATCTGGGCCGGCAATACCGTTATCAACAAACTCGCGGTCGGTGCGATCTTCCCGGCGGAGATCGGTTTTTACCGCTGGCTGCTGGCGGGTCTGTTGTTCACGCCGTTCATGCTCAAACAAGTGGTCGCGCACTGGTCGCAAATTCGCCCGAACCTGGGCAAGATTTTCGTCCTCGGCGTGCTCGGCATGGCGGTCTATCAAAGCCTCGCCTATTTCGCCGCGACCCTGACCACCGCCACCAACATGGGCATCATCCTGTCGCTGATGCCATTGATGTCGCTGGCCATGGCGATCATCAGCCTCGGCCAGCGCCTGACAGCCGGTGCGCTGGTGGGTGCGGTGTTGTCGTTCGCCGGCGTGCTGGTGGTGGTGTCGTCCGGCAGCCTCGGCGCGCTGTTGCAACACGGGGTGAACCTGGGTGACGCCATGATGCTGATTGCCACGCTGGCCTACGCGATTTACAGCACCCTGCTGAAAAAATGGCAGCTACGCCTGCCGCCGCTGGTGTTGCTGTACTTGCAGGTGCTGGTGGCGATTGTGGTGCTGTTTCCGCTGTACGCCACCTCGCCGAAAACCGGGCTGACACTGCAGAACATTCCGCTGGTGTTGTACGCGTGTCTGCTGGCTTCGATGCTCGCGCCGTTGGCGTGGATGCAGGCGGTGATGCGTTTGGGGCCGAGCCGGACCACACTGTTCTTCAACTTGCTGCCGTTGATTACGGCGTTGATTGCAGCGGTGGTGTTGAAGGAACAACTGGCGATGTATCACCTGGTGGGTGGTTTGCTGACGTTGGGCGGGGTGATTTTGTCTGAGCGCTGGACGACCGTGTTGGGCCGACGGGTCAGCATCGCCTGA